A genome region from Desulfobacterales bacterium includes the following:
- a CDS encoding Rap1a/Tai family immunity protein, with the protein MKSLTIVTSVVLILAMAAVSSAECGPMNSGHNLLACIESNDPQLYGYGLGFISGVTFAYRAINDGTMKPDKICIPKGVKIKEVKLVVEDYLSNNPDKLDNPPWILVSEAIQEAFRCY; encoded by the coding sequence ATGAAATCGCTCACAATCGTGACGAGTGTGGTCCTTATTTTGGCGATGGCGGCCGTTTCGTCTGCGGAATGCGGCCCTATGAACAGCGGCCATAATCTATTGGCCTGTATCGAAAGCAACGATCCTCAATTGTATGGTTATGGTCTGGGATTTATTTCAGGTGTGACTTTTGCCTATCGCGCCATAAATGACGGCACCATGAAGCCGGATAAGATTTGTATTCCCAAAGGTGTTAAAATCAAGGAGGTCAAGCTTGTCGTCGAAGATTATCTGTCCAATAACCCGGACAAGCTCGATAATCCACCCTGGATACTGGTATCGGAAGCGATTCAGGAAGCCTTCAGGTGCTACTGA
- a CDS encoding secretin N-terminal domain-containing protein, translating into MKYTTICALGTMLIVLMLANSVAAQEVAVIKVLYRRAAELVPVVESLLSDQGRVTVSQRVNSLVVVDNAEAIQRVYAYVERFDIPVEQVRIRVRFNTGSAGRRQAHAASSRYSSDDLTVTIGGRKKSRTVRSYSDREYRQRGHTEAWVVAMSGSPAFIRTGKEIPYLSSSPFVRRHAPGGATVEWQSVETGFEVTPTVAGNHVILKIVPRLSYDNREDGVIRFYDAQTELSVPYGQWVEIGGADDRQNEIFQEILSQRIRDGRVTTGMSVMVEQP; encoded by the coding sequence ATGAAATACACAACGATATGCGCTTTGGGCACGATGCTGATTGTTTTGATGTTGGCAAACAGTGTCGCAGCACAGGAAGTGGCGGTTATCAAAGTCCTATATCGCCGCGCGGCCGAACTGGTGCCGGTTGTTGAAAGCCTGCTTTCAGATCAGGGCCGCGTGACAGTCAGTCAACGGGTAAATTCACTGGTTGTCGTGGATAACGCTGAGGCGATCCAACGCGTGTACGCTTACGTTGAGCGATTTGATATTCCGGTTGAGCAAGTCCGCATTCGCGTTCGATTTAATACCGGCAGTGCCGGCCGCCGGCAAGCGCATGCTGCTAGCAGCCGCTATTCCAGTGATGATCTGACGGTAACTATCGGTGGCCGCAAAAAAAGCAGAACGGTAAGATCATACAGCGATCGTGAATACCGGCAAAGGGGCCACACCGAAGCCTGGGTGGTTGCCATGTCCGGCAGTCCGGCCTTTATCCGTACCGGCAAAGAAATCCCTTACTTAAGCAGCTCGCCATTTGTCAGAAGGCATGCTCCGGGCGGCGCAACGGTCGAATGGCAAAGCGTTGAAACCGGATTTGAAGTGACCCCGACAGTTGCGGGTAACCATGTTATTTTAAAGATCGTTCCGCGCCTTTCTTATGACAACCGTGAGGATGGTGTCATTCGGTTTTACGACGCCCAGACGGAATTAAGCGTCCCATACGGTCAGTGGGTGGAAATCGGCGGGGCGGATGATCGGCAAAACGAAATCTTCCAAGAAATTCTCTCCCAGCGTATCCGCGACGGGCGGGTTACAACAGGGATGTCGGTAATGGTCGAACAACCTTGA
- a CDS encoding nitroreductase family protein: MFLSLLKKRRSIRKYQDQKLDPTTIDQLVEAALRAPTSMGKNSWEFVVVTEPEILAKLSGAKPHGASFLKNAALGIVVCGDPQITDVWIEDASIASAFIHLAATSLELGSCWIQIRERKHDDQQSAEAYIAGVLNLPEHMRVESIIAIGYPQESKSEHPRESLPFNKVSLNTHGAPYSQKI, translated from the coding sequence ATGTTTTTATCATTACTGAAAAAGCGCAGAAGCATTCGAAAATACCAGGACCAAAAGCTGGATCCGACAACGATTGATCAATTGGTGGAAGCGGCGCTGCGCGCGCCGACATCGATGGGTAAAAATTCATGGGAATTTGTCGTTGTGACCGAACCCGAAATCCTGGCAAAACTGTCCGGCGCAAAACCCCATGGGGCCAGCTTTTTGAAAAATGCCGCCCTGGGAATCGTTGTCTGCGGCGATCCGCAAATTACCGATGTATGGATTGAAGACGCATCGATTGCATCCGCATTTATCCATCTGGCTGCTACATCGCTTGAACTGGGCAGCTGTTGGATTCAAATCAGGGAACGAAAACATGATGATCAGCAGTCGGCTGAAGCCTATATTGCCGGTGTACTGAATCTACCGGAGCATATGAGGGTAGAATCCATCATCGCCATTGGATATCCGCAGGAGAGCAAGTCGGAGCATCCCAGAGAATCGCTGCCATTTAATAAGGTCTCACTCAATACCCATGGCGCTCCTTATTCGCAAAAGATTTAA
- a CDS encoding phosphoribosyltransferase family protein codes for MDDDKRYLTAQELLNDSFELGLRIFKSGFRPSFIIGVWRGGTPVGIAVQEILDHLGVKTDHIAIRTSSYYGIKKRDKEVRVHGLEYVIRQANWEDGLLLVDDVFDTGSSIKAIIEALTAKMRRNLPKDIRVATAWFKPKYNLTDIVPDYYIHATDKWLVFPHELEGLTREEIFENKTGMKKLFEDAGLV; via the coding sequence ATGGATGACGACAAACGATACCTCACCGCGCAGGAGCTGTTAAACGATTCATTTGAGCTGGGGCTGCGCATCTTCAAAAGCGGATTCAGGCCCAGTTTTATCATCGGGGTATGGCGGGGCGGCACACCGGTCGGCATTGCGGTTCAGGAAATACTGGACCATCTGGGTGTTAAAACCGATCATATCGCTATTCGCACCTCTTCTTATTACGGAATCAAAAAAAGAGACAAAGAAGTTCGCGTCCATGGACTAGAGTATGTCATCCGTCAAGCCAACTGGGAAGACGGCCTGCTGCTCGTTGACGATGTCTTTGATACCGGCAGCAGCATTAAAGCCATCATCGAGGCCCTTACCGCAAAAATGCGCCGCAACCTGCCAAAAGACATCCGGGTTGCCACGGCCTGGTTTAAACCGAAATATAATTTAACAGACATCGTGCCGGATTATTATATTCATGCGACCGATAAGTGGCTGGTATTTCCCCACGAGCTGGAAGGCCTTACCCGAGAAGAAATCTTCGAAAATAAGACCGGCATGAAAAAGCTATTTGAAGATGCGGGATTGGTGTAA